One stretch of Legionella birminghamensis DNA includes these proteins:
- a CDS encoding glycosyltransferase family 2 protein gives MLSVIIITKNEEANIKRCLESVDWADEIIVLDSGSTDRTVAIAQEYTEHVYISDDWQGYGIQKQRALALASGDWVLNLDADESVSDELKEEIETAVQSAKAEAYRVPIRMNFYGKMLRYSASPKRHVRLFKREGAQYSDDIVHEKILLPQNRSIGKIKNPIMHHSFLDVTHALAKINRYSSYSARVRLKQGRAPSFLSVLISTSWMFFRCLILQRGILDGKAGVLMAAFSAQGTFYRGVKQIYPDRQLHKLPESKNME, from the coding sequence ATGCTTAGTGTTATTATTATTACCAAAAATGAAGAAGCCAATATAAAAAGATGTCTAGAGTCCGTTGACTGGGCTGATGAAATAATTGTTCTGGACTCCGGCAGCACCGATAGAACTGTTGCTATTGCCCAGGAGTATACTGAACATGTTTATATTAGCGATGATTGGCAGGGTTATGGTATTCAAAAACAACGCGCCCTGGCACTGGCTTCTGGCGACTGGGTGTTGAATCTTGACGCAGATGAATCAGTAAGTGATGAATTAAAAGAAGAAATAGAAACCGCTGTACAGTCCGCTAAAGCAGAGGCCTATCGCGTCCCTATCCGTATGAACTTTTATGGCAAAATGCTGCGTTACTCAGCAAGCCCCAAACGTCATGTTCGCCTATTCAAGCGGGAAGGCGCCCAGTATAGTGATGATATCGTTCATGAAAAAATTCTTCTCCCCCAAAATCGCAGCATAGGGAAGATTAAAAACCCAATTATGCATCATTCATTTCTGGATGTGACTCATGCTCTGGCTAAAATCAACCGCTATTCGTCATACAGTGCCAGAGTGCGATTAAAACAGGGCAGGGCTCCTTCGTTTTTGTCCGTACTGATTAGCACAAGCTGGATGTTTTTCCGCTGTCTGATATTACAGCGGGGGATTTTAGATGGTAAAGCAGGGGTGTTAATGGCAGCTTTTAGCGCACAGGGAACGTTTTATCGAGGAGTGAAGCAGATTTATCCAGACAGGCAATTACATAAACTGCCTGAGAGTAAAAATATGGAATAA
- a CDS encoding DNA recombination protein RmuC has product MPDFSFFFSLQGLVFINLLQLLLLLLSMGKNGKLQKHFTNEVTQLRELVIEQSHQLEMDISENFLHSQQRIYEIIMQNQLSAQELISKTIQQQMADIREQIHFSFGQHAQSLTSHLHTLTEEIRNHLQQLTQQVNLKLTEGFEKTSTTFTDVVRRLTIIDEAQKKITELSTHVVSLQDVLQDKRSRGAFGEVQLNTLIANMLPATHYQMQYTLSNQKRADCVLFLPEPTGQVAIDSKFPLETYQKLINSNCSPGDKKLLQQQFRQDVNKHIKDIAEKYIIPGETSDGAMMFIPAEAIFAEIHASYPELVALSQRLKVWLVSPSTLMAVLTTAKAVLKDDATRKQVHIIQKHLHALADDFQRFEKRMDKLSKHIDQAHQDVDEVSTSAKKITQRFQKIESVDLLLGQESD; this is encoded by the coding sequence ATGCCTGATTTCTCCTTCTTTTTTTCTCTGCAGGGATTGGTTTTTATCAATCTCCTGCAGTTGCTGCTCCTGCTGCTGTCCATGGGCAAAAACGGAAAATTACAGAAACACTTCACTAATGAAGTCACCCAGCTGAGAGAGTTAGTGATTGAACAGAGCCATCAACTGGAGATGGACATAAGCGAAAACTTTTTGCATAGCCAGCAGCGCATCTATGAAATTATCATGCAGAACCAATTAAGTGCTCAGGAGTTGATTAGCAAAACCATTCAACAGCAAATGGCAGACATCCGGGAACAAATACATTTCAGCTTCGGCCAGCATGCTCAATCCCTTACCTCTCATCTCCATACCTTAACTGAGGAAATACGCAACCATTTGCAGCAGCTTACCCAGCAAGTCAATCTTAAACTGACAGAGGGTTTTGAGAAAACGTCGACCACTTTTACCGATGTAGTAAGACGCCTGACCATTATTGATGAGGCCCAGAAGAAAATAACCGAGTTATCGACCCATGTAGTCAGTCTTCAGGACGTGCTCCAGGATAAGCGGTCACGGGGGGCATTTGGTGAAGTGCAGTTAAATACATTAATTGCCAATATGCTTCCGGCAACGCATTATCAAATGCAATATACCTTAAGTAATCAAAAACGCGCGGACTGTGTTCTTTTCCTGCCGGAGCCCACGGGGCAAGTAGCCATAGATTCCAAATTTCCGCTGGAAACTTATCAAAAGCTGATTAACAGTAATTGTTCCCCAGGAGACAAAAAACTGCTCCAGCAACAGTTTCGCCAGGATGTGAACAAACACATAAAGGATATTGCAGAAAAATATATTATCCCGGGCGAAACCAGTGATGGGGCGATGATGTTTATACCCGCCGAAGCTATCTTTGCCGAAATCCATGCCAGTTATCCTGAGCTGGTTGCCTTGTCGCAACGACTTAAAGTATGGCTTGTTTCGCCTTCAACTTTAATGGCCGTTTTAACGACAGCCAAAGCGGTTCTCAAAGATGATGCAACACGTAAGCAGGTACATATTATCCAAAAACATTTACATGCACTTGCCGATGATTTTCAGCGCTTTGAAAAACGGATGGATAAGCTGTCAAAACATATTGATCAGGCTCATCAGGATGTTGATGAAGTGTCGACATCTGCCAAAAAAATTACGCAGCGCTTCCAGAAAATTGAGTCGGTGGATTTATTATTGGGCCAGGAAAGTGACTGA
- a CDS encoding ABC transporter substrate-binding protein has translation MKKLIIAFGLCFYSMTACAAVVNVYVWGGEIPKTVVQQFENETGIKVNFSTYDSNETMYAKLKASSNTIYDVILPSGYFVERMKKQNMLHPIDPQKLPNLKNLDPVFTNNDYDRGNQFSVPMIWGLTGIFYNAGTIKSPPDSWAKLWEKQWQKQLMLLDDSREVFAIALMSLGFDPNDSDADHIRLAYEHLLKLVPNIKLFASDSIQAIMIDEDASLGTAWNGDAFKAQSENKAIQFIFPKDGFVIWVDCLAMPLNPPHPEEAYAFINFILRPDISSQIALKEGHAITNLAGRKLLPQSLQQNTLIYPPADILQRGHFQRDVGEETLLIYNQYWEQLKLAF, from the coding sequence ATGAAAAAATTAATCATCGCATTTGGGCTCTGCTTTTATTCAATGACTGCCTGTGCCGCAGTCGTTAACGTCTATGTCTGGGGCGGTGAAATCCCCAAAACAGTAGTCCAGCAATTCGAGAATGAAACAGGGATTAAAGTCAATTTTTCTACCTATGACAGCAACGAAACCATGTATGCCAAATTAAAGGCGAGCAGTAATACGATATATGATGTTATTTTGCCGTCTGGCTATTTTGTTGAGCGCATGAAAAAACAAAACATGCTTCATCCTATTGATCCGCAAAAATTGCCCAATCTTAAAAACCTTGACCCTGTTTTTACCAATAACGATTACGATCGAGGCAATCAGTTCAGCGTACCCATGATTTGGGGCTTAACCGGTATTTTTTACAATGCCGGTACCATAAAAAGCCCACCGGACAGTTGGGCGAAACTTTGGGAGAAGCAATGGCAAAAGCAATTAATGCTTCTTGATGATTCCCGTGAAGTATTTGCCATTGCATTAATGAGTTTGGGGTTTGACCCTAATGATAGTGATGCTGACCATATTCGCCTGGCTTATGAGCATTTGTTAAAGCTCGTTCCCAATATCAAACTATTTGCCAGCGACAGTATCCAGGCAATAATGATTGATGAGGACGCCTCGTTGGGGACAGCCTGGAATGGCGACGCATTTAAAGCACAATCTGAAAATAAAGCGATTCAATTTATTTTTCCAAAAGACGGATTTGTAATTTGGGTCGATTGTCTGGCCATGCCCTTAAATCCGCCGCATCCAGAAGAGGCCTATGCCTTCATCAACTTCATCCTGCGGCCCGATATCTCAAGCCAAATTGCTCTGAAGGAAGGTCATGCCATTACTAATCTTGCAGGACGGAAACTACTTCCTCAATCTCTACAGCAAAATACACTGATTTACCCGCCGGCAGATATTCTGCAGCGAGGGCATTTTCAAAGAGATGTCGGAGAGGAAACTTTATTGATATATAACCAGTACTGGGAACAACTTAAACTGGCGTTTTAA
- a CDS encoding SphA family protein, whose translation MKRIWIVALLAFLNFSTAQAYDEPYVNLGSTSFFDGGPPAGPGLYFQDYFQYFTTDQLNDKNGRRLPLPKTDVDVTLNITQLIYLSKIRFLGASLGMSALLPWVVNTSVDDGLGNTALYGQVGQGDVFIGPALQFDPIMRKDGQGPLYVQRLDLDIILPTGEYNRNYAINPGSNFWSLNPYWAGTLWITPKLSGSFRLHYLWNAKNHDPNVAFGPFARTTQAGQAVYANFAGSYQFTDKFFAGVNGYWFNQFTDTKLNGTDVPGRREKVWAIGPGLLYNITKNHFLFINYYSEQDARNRALAKVAVVRLAIHF comes from the coding sequence ATGAAAAGGATTTGGATTGTTGCTTTATTAGCATTTTTAAATTTTTCAACCGCACAGGCTTATGATGAGCCCTATGTGAATCTGGGATCTACCAGTTTTTTTGATGGAGGCCCTCCCGCAGGTCCCGGACTGTATTTTCAGGATTACTTCCAGTATTTCACTACTGATCAATTAAATGATAAAAATGGACGGCGATTACCCTTGCCAAAAACGGATGTCGACGTCACCCTCAATATTACTCAGTTGATTTATCTTTCCAAAATCAGGTTTCTTGGCGCGAGCCTGGGAATGTCTGCCCTGCTTCCCTGGGTTGTTAATACCAGCGTCGATGACGGATTAGGCAATACTGCCTTATACGGTCAGGTTGGCCAAGGCGATGTATTTATTGGTCCAGCGCTGCAATTTGATCCCATTATGCGCAAAGATGGCCAGGGACCATTGTATGTCCAGCGTTTAGATCTGGACATCATCTTACCTACTGGAGAATACAATCGGAACTATGCTATCAACCCAGGAAGCAATTTCTGGTCATTAAACCCCTATTGGGCAGGTACTTTATGGATCACGCCCAAGTTGTCCGGTTCTTTCCGTCTGCATTATTTATGGAATGCTAAGAATCATGATCCTAACGTTGCTTTTGGTCCCTTTGCCAGAACAACGCAGGCGGGACAGGCAGTATATGCCAACTTTGCAGGAAGTTACCAATTTACAGACAAGTTTTTTGCAGGGGTAAATGGCTATTGGTTTAACCAGTTTACAGATACCAAACTGAACGGAACTGACGTTCCAGGTCGACGGGAGAAGGTCTGGGCAATTGGCCCAGGTTTGTTGTATAACATTACAAAAAACCATTTCCTTT
- a CDS encoding ABC transporter permease, which produces MKAKAYSLYFLYGWLIVFSFLPLCFVLVTSFLSRDPVNLMALPFTLENYTALLNWVFAKIFFRSLLIAAITTLLCLLIAYPFSYLLVKSRHQSILILLIIIPFWTSSLVRTYSLIAMLKTKGIINAILLKLHIIDVPLSLLYSNFAVIIGLVYNLFPFMVLPIFNNMERFDFRLIEAAKDLGASKWAMFSRVFLPNTAPGILAGSLLVMLPAMTLFYIPNVLGGARSILLGNLIQNQFLVLENWPQGSATSIVLTLLLLLLLMFYRRQNSEVGV; this is translated from the coding sequence ATGAAAGCTAAGGCATACTCACTTTATTTTCTCTACGGCTGGCTAATTGTCTTTAGCTTTTTGCCGCTTTGCTTTGTTCTGGTTACCAGCTTTCTTTCAAGAGATCCTGTGAATCTGATGGCGCTCCCCTTCACTCTGGAAAATTACACAGCCTTACTGAACTGGGTATTTGCCAAAATTTTCTTTCGCTCTTTATTGATTGCAGCCATAACCACCCTGTTGTGTCTGCTGATCGCATACCCCTTTAGCTATCTTTTAGTGAAATCCCGACATCAGTCTATCCTGATTTTATTGATTATAATTCCATTCTGGACAAGCTCACTGGTACGTACATACTCCCTCATTGCGATGCTTAAAACGAAAGGGATCATCAATGCTATCTTGCTAAAACTGCATATCATCGATGTCCCATTGTCACTCCTGTACTCCAATTTCGCAGTTATCATTGGCCTCGTTTATAATTTGTTCCCTTTTATGGTATTGCCTATTTTTAACAATATGGAGCGATTCGATTTTCGATTAATCGAAGCAGCCAAGGATTTAGGCGCCAGCAAATGGGCGATGTTCAGCCGCGTTTTCCTGCCCAATACTGCCCCTGGCATCCTGGCGGGTTCCTTGCTGGTGATGCTTCCAGCAATGACTCTGTTTTATATTCCTAATGTATTAGGCGGAGCGCGTTCCATTCTTCTGGGCAACCTGATTCAAAACCAGTTTCTGGTTCTTGAAAATTGGCCGCAGGGATCAGCAACCAGCATCGTGCTTACCCTTTTATTACTCTTACTGCTTATGTTTTATCGGCGCCAAAACAGTGAGGTTGGCGTATGA
- a CDS encoding DUF4785 domain-containing protein, with protein MRAKYSLYLSLICASQAISATFPEQAVRAYACENCASLSHQTLDTHWSVSDKRFLEKTRDLREQQTKAYQVKASFAQLQKGIQLPTKAAGAVIRINPVQKKSLTPALSIQKDKQTYTLKEAASLMAQDEALAGTPFPQNGILLQLKADLGSGMFLLTASGNNSPADEFIIHVNDIGSSAYFSVGTDKSIYRYGDTLIATIRTTDSLAESIEAKLNSPDGTQYPLTLKEISEGVYQGKTRLTDEFNSQGENWYVEAEECIVLGSQQLKYQAHSAFSYSLPSAALLEINPSGKQPFQYTAKLNVATASRYALQAVLLATDKQGQKIPVEVAQSANWLEAGKARLTLNFSSELANRYSGPFYLAGIQMIDYGQIKSIFEYNTPILIS; from the coding sequence ATGCGAGCCAAATACAGTCTCTATCTATCATTAATCTGCGCTTCCCAGGCGATATCAGCCACTTTTCCGGAGCAAGCGGTGCGTGCCTATGCCTGTGAAAATTGCGCCTCATTGTCTCACCAGACACTGGATACTCACTGGTCAGTGAGCGATAAGCGTTTCCTGGAAAAAACAAGGGATTTGCGGGAGCAACAAACCAAAGCCTATCAAGTTAAAGCCAGTTTTGCCCAGTTGCAGAAAGGAATCCAGTTACCAACCAAGGCAGCCGGTGCAGTAATTAGGATAAACCCTGTACAAAAGAAATCATTAACACCGGCCTTATCGATACAAAAAGACAAACAAACCTATACATTAAAAGAAGCCGCGAGCTTGATGGCCCAGGACGAAGCGCTTGCCGGCACGCCTTTCCCCCAGAATGGTATCTTATTACAGCTTAAGGCCGATTTAGGAAGCGGAATGTTTCTATTAACTGCTTCGGGAAACAACTCGCCGGCAGATGAATTTATTATTCATGTGAATGATATCGGTTCCAGCGCCTATTTCAGCGTCGGCACCGATAAAAGCATTTATCGCTATGGCGACACACTTATAGCGACCATCCGCACAACCGACTCACTGGCAGAAAGCATTGAGGCTAAATTAAATAGCCCTGATGGAACTCAATACCCGCTTACCCTGAAAGAAATCAGCGAAGGGGTTTACCAAGGCAAAACCAGGCTGACAGATGAGTTCAATTCACAGGGCGAAAATTGGTATGTGGAAGCAGAGGAATGCATTGTTTTAGGCAGTCAGCAACTTAAATATCAGGCTCACTCGGCATTCTCCTATTCGCTGCCCTCAGCTGCCCTGCTTGAGATAAACCCCAGCGGCAAACAGCCTTTTCAATATACTGCCAAATTGAATGTAGCGACAGCCAGCCGCTATGCTTTACAGGCCGTATTGCTGGCTACGGATAAACAAGGCCAAAAAATTCCAGTGGAAGTGGCCCAGTCAGCTAACTGGCTTGAAGCAGGCAAAGCAAGGCTAACGCTTAATTTTTCATCCGAGCTCGCTAATCGCTACTCAGGGCCTTTTTATTTGGCAGGCATTCAAATGATTGATTATGGTCAAATTAAATCGATTTTTGAGTACAATACCCCCATCCTTATTTCTTAA
- a CDS encoding ABC transporter permease subunit produces the protein MKNIAKRFFLFFVYTLLYFPILILVLYSVNNAKFSLQWHGFSLKWYIELFHDRGLWSAFSNSLILGISSALIATVIGLLTSVHLFLFKTRHRQVLAVMLLLLIIIPDLVLGVSLLLFFNITGLPLGFFSLLIAHITFCLPFVILTINARINTLNPNIYFSALDLGASRSTALRKILLPLLWPAVLSAFLLCFTLSLDDVIISYFVAGPDFNILPLTIYSLVRAGVTPELNALCSITFGLSMILVIISHLLSRRSL, from the coding sequence ATGAAAAACATTGCAAAGCGATTTTTTCTTTTTTTCGTCTATACCCTTTTGTATTTTCCTATCCTGATATTGGTGCTCTACTCCGTTAATAATGCCAAATTTTCCTTACAGTGGCATGGATTTTCACTCAAATGGTATATCGAGCTTTTCCATGATCGAGGCTTGTGGTCCGCATTTAGCAACTCGTTAATCCTTGGGATTAGTTCTGCTTTAATTGCTACGGTCATTGGCTTATTGACCTCAGTGCATCTTTTTCTATTTAAAACGCGCCACCGTCAAGTTCTGGCGGTGATGCTATTATTGTTAATTATTATTCCAGATTTGGTTCTGGGCGTATCCCTGTTACTATTTTTCAATATTACCGGGCTGCCCTTGGGGTTTTTCAGCCTGTTAATCGCTCACATAACCTTTTGTTTACCCTTCGTGATTCTAACGATTAATGCACGGATTAATACACTCAATCCCAATATCTATTTCAGCGCCCTTGATCTCGGCGCGAGCCGTTCTACTGCGTTAAGGAAAATATTATTACCCCTGCTTTGGCCTGCGGTATTAAGTGCCTTTTTGCTCTGCTTCACGCTTTCTCTGGACGATGTGATCATTAGCTACTTTGTGGCGGGACCTGACTTTAACATTTTACCCTTGACTATCTACTCACTGGTTCGCGCCGGCGTAACCCCTGAATTAAACGCGTTATGCTCCATTACTTTCGGCTTATCCATGATCCTGGTTATCATTTCCCATTTATTATCGCGGCGCTCATTATGA
- the potA gene encoding spermidine/putrescine ABC transporter ATP-binding protein PotA: MTTPLIEIKHVYKSYGQNEILTDISLSVFDGEFLTLLGPSGCGKTTLLRLISGFEQPSGGEIYINGLCVNNLPPQKRDVHTVFQSYALFPHLSVFENVAFALRCRKVKEAEIHERVLEALRLVQLESFAERNIKQLSGGQQQRVAIARAIINRPQVLLLDEPLSSLDYRLRKAMQSELKQLQQKLNMTFIFVTHDQEEALSMSDRIVIFNHGEIEQIGTPREVYETPVNLHVASFIGEANIFQTTVKNANDQNLIVDIEGVELTCKNTADFQTGENVHLIVRPEDIRVWDLHEVSDTHGMLPGKISEIVYKGSTVDLKVSLNSGKIINASEFFDEDDDKLEYKTNETVWVEWLSGWEVLLRDES; this comes from the coding sequence ATGACGACACCTCTGATTGAAATTAAACATGTATATAAATCTTACGGCCAAAATGAAATTTTGACCGATATTTCCCTATCTGTTTTTGACGGCGAGTTTCTGACGCTCCTGGGGCCTTCCGGCTGTGGAAAAACAACTTTACTTCGTCTAATTTCCGGTTTTGAGCAACCCTCAGGCGGAGAGATTTATATTAACGGCCTTTGCGTTAATAATTTACCGCCACAAAAGCGCGATGTACATACCGTTTTTCAAAGTTATGCCTTATTCCCTCACCTGAGTGTTTTCGAAAATGTAGCGTTTGCGCTACGCTGCCGAAAAGTTAAGGAAGCCGAAATCCATGAGCGGGTTCTGGAGGCCTTGCGTCTGGTTCAACTGGAATCCTTTGCTGAGCGCAATATCAAGCAATTAAGCGGAGGTCAGCAGCAACGAGTCGCGATTGCCCGGGCAATTATTAATCGCCCTCAGGTATTACTACTTGACGAGCCCCTGAGCTCACTTGACTACCGCTTAAGAAAAGCCATGCAGTCCGAGTTAAAGCAATTGCAGCAAAAACTGAATATGACCTTTATTTTTGTAACGCATGATCAGGAAGAGGCGCTGTCGATGTCTGATCGCATCGTCATTTTCAATCATGGAGAAATTGAGCAGATCGGTACACCGCGGGAAGTGTATGAAACGCCGGTGAATTTGCATGTGGCCAGCTTCATAGGTGAAGCTAACATCTTCCAAACCACTGTCAAAAATGCGAACGATCAAAATCTGATTGTTGATATTGAAGGGGTTGAACTGACTTGCAAGAATACTGCTGATTTCCAAACGGGAGAAAATGTTCATTTAATTGTAAGGCCTGAAGACATACGCGTCTGGGATTTGCATGAAGTAAGCGATACCCACGGGATGCTTCCAGGAAAAATCAGTGAGATTGTCTATAAAGGCTCTACCGTTGATCTGAAAGTGAGCCTGAACTCAGGAAAAATAATCAATGCCTCAGAGTTCTTTGATGAGGACGACGATAAGCTGGAATACAAGACAAATGAAACAGTCTGGGTAGAATGGTTATCTGGATGGGAGGTGCTTTTGCGCGATGAAAGCTAA